One Purpureocillium takamizusanense chromosome 1, complete sequence genomic window carries:
- the NdufA8 gene encoding ndufa8, NADH-ubiquinone oxidoreductase complex I 19kd subunit (EggNog:ENOG503P1YB~COG:C), with protein sequence MATRRSNFHQQVLIDTTPLPDDVPAVKEIGASSAPLLSASFFIGARCRDYNDDYMQCKTENPGRGEFECMKEGRRVTRCAQSVLKDINTHCLAEFRKHWECLDDRNHQLWQCRPAEWKLNKCVFDNLKLEKKIPDQPTNVTPVELRPKQIFADVRISPGDGKPFVPNQQTEAKQ encoded by the exons ATGGCGACCCGACGCTCCAA CTTTCACCAGCAGGTCCTCATCGACACGACGCCGCTCCCGGACGATGTcccggccgtcaaggagaTTGGCGCCAGCtctgcgccgctgctgtcggcgtCCTTCTTCATCGGCGCCCGATGCCGCGACTACAACGACGACTACATGCAGTGCAAGACGGAGAaccccggccgcggcgagtTCGAGTGCATGAAGGAGGGGCGACGAGTCACCCGCTGCGCCCAGAGCGT GCTCAAGGACATTAACACCCACTGCCTTGCCGAGTTTCGCAAGCACTGGGAGTGCCTTGACGACCGGAACCATCAGCTCTGGCAGTGCCGCCCTGCGGAGTGGAAGCTGAACAAGTGTGTCTTTGACAACCTG AAACTCGAGAAGAAGATCCCCGACCAGCCCACCAACGTCACACCCGTTGAGCTACGGCCAAAGCAAATCTTTGCCGATGTACGCATCAGCCCTGGTGACGGCAAGCCTTTCGTTCCCAACCAGCAGACCGAGGCGAAGCAATAG
- the NUP57 gene encoding Nucleoporin nup57 (COG:U~COG:Y~EggNog:ENOG503NVWB), which translates to MSLFGQSKGLGSGGLFSQSQPAQQTQPTQPTSNVFGQTLGGGQQGGALGSSMMQQPQQVQQMPALAQSAAQLSSSLWQPGKETPHQKPILDQIKLVTEKWDPSNPSCVFKHYFYNKVDEAHIPFYKPQPHEDPREWEEALQNKPAPGFMPVLCSGYTGVADRLKTQKRAISEFNTRLHQINGSLDAILQRHELETEVRALAARRRQTAISERCLALAARVQILRNRGYALSGDEDDLKNRLQNLCREVQDPALGAREEELWSRLIVLRAYSERLNKELDKPAVNGSEELDPDMVAKAKRVLEDYEKQLQHLKKELEALGLDFDEWEKSRGANTKAR; encoded by the exons ATGTCGCTCTTTGGCCAGTCGAAGGGCCTCGGCTCCGGGGGTCTCTTCTCGCAATCACAGCCTGCTCAGCAGACGCAACCGACACAGCCGACAAGCAATGTCTTTGGTCAAACGTTGGGCGGTGGACAGCAGGGAGGCGCTCTGGGCAGCTCGAtgatgcagcagccacagcaggTTCAGCAAATGCCTGCCCTCGCACAGTCTGCCGCCCAACTCTCGAGCTCGTTATGGCAGCCGGGTAAAGAGACGCCTC ACCAGAAGCCCATTCTGGACCAGATCAAGCTCGTTACCGAGAAATGGGATCCTTCAAACCCTAGCTGCGTTTTCAAACACTACTTTTACAACAAGGTTGACGAGGCACACATTCCTTTCTACAAACCTCAGCCGCACGAGGACCCTCGCGAATGGGAAGAGGCTCTGCAGAATAAGCCAGCGCCGGGTTTCATGCCCGTGCTCTGCTCTGGATACACTGGTGTGGCGGACCGTCTCAAGACACAGAAGCGGGCCATCTCCGAGTTCAATACGCGGCTGCACCAAATCAATGGCAGCCTTGACGCCATCCTCCAGCGCCACGAGCTCGAGACAGAGGTCAGGGCACttgcggcacggcggcgacagacTGCCATCAGCGAGCGATGCCTAGCGTTGGCGGCACGAGTCCAAATTCTGCGGAACAGGGGCTACGCGCTGAgcggtgacgaggatgacCTCAAGAACCGGCTACAGAACCTGTGTCGGGAAGTGCAGGATCCAGCATTGGGAGCAAGAGAGGAGGAGCTATGGAGCAGGCTCATTGTGCTGCGGGCATACTCTGAGCGTCTCAACAAGGAGCTCGACAAGCCGGCGGTCAATGGCAGCGAAGAGCTTGACCCGGACATggtggccaaggccaagcgg GTACTGGAAGACTACGAGAAACAGCTGCAGCACTTGAAAAAGGAGTTGGAAGCACTGGGGCTGGACTTTGACGAGTGGGAAAAGAGCCGCGGCGCCAATACGAAAGCTAGATGA
- a CDS encoding uncharacterized protein (COG:S~EggNog:ENOG503PH1S) — protein MFGGFAPPQQSPEEIRAMEAEATFTVQQVVATAFMLYLSPFAIDMASRIL, from the exons ATGTTTGGAGGAT TCGCACCCCCGCAGCAGTCCCCGGAGGAGATCCGCGCCATGGAGGCTGAGGCGACCTTCACCGTCCAGCaggtcgtcgccacggccttTATGCTGTATCTCT CCCCGTTCGCCATTGACATGGCCAGCCGAATCCTGTGA
- the GCV2 gene encoding Glycine dehydrogenase (aminomethyl-transferring) (COG:E~BUSCO:EOG09260DBG~EggNog:ENOG503NWQC) produces the protein MASRLVLARGAALRPTLVSGSGMARGALATAAARARCFTQTATLSESPSAEARKTHLKALRRDPLYLQMQSAQGKHEQPWMDFSSRHIGPRDEDIAEMLKVLGPGAETLDNLVAQVVPEDVMLPPQKTIQPRTYSESGIAKAFKSMNKENDIRVWMNGGGYYPVEVPSVIKRNILENPAWYTSYTPYQAEISQGRLESLLNFQTMIVDLTGLPVANASLLDEGTAAAEAMTMSLSNLSTSRAKREGKTYVVSHLVHESTFRVMEGRAEGFGIRLELMDLSASDAHQKIEALGDDLVGVLAQYPDTDGGVQNLRDLAEVAHKQGTLFSVATDLSALTLLTPPGEFGADVAFGNSQRFGVPLGFGGPHAAFMAVKENSKRRLPGRLIGVSKDRTGGRALRLALQTREQHIRREKATSNVCTAQALLANMAAMYAIYHGPAQLKEMAVNNLRYARMIQDAAQHYGFEVATRTLDSEGRVLSDTVTLRLDEPIVCRTLRRELYKQGISSGRPGSRDAIVLAVPTTFTQETYIGIVKAFQSTASKNYNDNDLTVAHRFWTKGFEESSEDVVRGIPEAVRRESTFLTHPVFNTHHSETEMLRYMHLLQSKDLSLVHSMIPLGSCTMKLNGTTQMELIGAENISNIHPHAPTSAVKGYQRLFSATSSQLSALTGMDATSLQPNSGAQGEFAGLRVIRKYHEQQPGPKRDICLIPVSAHGTNPASASMTGMRVVPIKCDTNTGNLDLADLEAKCKKHEAELGAIMITYPSTYGVFEPSIRKVCEIVHQHGGLVYMDGANMNAQIGLTSPGALGADVCHLNLHKTFCIPHGGGGPGIGPICVKEFLEPYLPHKDSQTPVASAAFGSASIVPISWAYIATMGDKGLRKATEVALLNANYLLARLKDHYPILYTNDNGRCAHEFIIDIRPFKASAGIEVVDIAKRLQDYGFHSPTMSWPVPNTLMIEPTESESKDELDRFVDAMISIREEIREIEEGKQPKEGNVLRNSPHTQADLIDGDGEGKWDRPYSRQKAAYPLPYLYEKKFWPTVTRVDDTYGDTNLFCTCPPVEDTTEQ, from the exons ATGGCTTCCAGGTTGGTCCTcgcccggggcgccgccctgcggcCGACCTTGGTCTCCGGCAGTGGCATGGCCCGCGGCGCTCTCGCCACGGCTGCGGCTCGCGCCCGCTGCTTCACCCAGACGGCTACCCTCAGCGAGTCTCCCAGTGCCGAGGCGCGTAAGACGCATCTCAAGGCCCTCCGCCGCGATCCTCTCTACTTGCAAATGCAGAGCGCGCAGGGCAAGCACGAGCAGCCCTGGATGGACTTTTCCTCGCGCCACATCGGgccccgcgacgaggacatcgCTGAGATGCTCAAGGTgctcggccccggcgccgagacgctcgacaaTCTGGTCGCGCAGGTCGTTCCCGAGGATGTCATGCTTCCTCCCCAGAAGACGATCCAGCCAAGGACTTACAGCGAGTCGGGCATTGCCAAGGCATTCAAGTCCATGAACAAGGAAAACGACATCCGCGTCTGGATGAACGGTGGCGGTTACTACCCCGTCGAGGTCCCCTCCGTTATCAAGCGCAACATCCTCGAGAACCCGGCCTGGTACACGAGCTACACCCCCTACCAGGCTGAAATTAGCCAGGGTCGTCTGGAGTCGCTGCTCAACTTCCAGACCATGATTGTCGACCTCACTGGGCTGCCTGTCGCCAACGCCAgtctgctcgacgagggcactgccgccgcagaggccATGACCATGTCTCTCAGCAACCTTTCCACCTCGCGGGCCAAGCGTGAGGGCAAGACGTATGTCGTCTCCCATCTTGTCCACGAGAGCACCTTCCGCGTCATGgagggccgcgccgagggTTTTGGCAtccgcctcgagctcatGGATCTCTCCGCCTCGGATGCGCACCAGAAGATTGAGGCCCTTggtgacgacctcgtcggTGTTCTTGCCCAGTACCCTGACACCGACGGTGGTGTTCAGAACTTGCGCGACCTTGCCGAGGTTGCCCACAAGCAGGGCACTCTTTTCAGCGTAGCCACCGACCTGTCTGCTTTGACCCTACTCACGCCCCCTGGCGAGTTTGGAGCCGATGTCGCCTTTGGAAACTCGCAGCGTTTTGGTGTCCCTCTCGGCTTTGGTGGCCCCCATGCCGCCTTCATGGCTGTCAAGGAGAATAGCAAGCGCAGGCTGCCCGGGCGCCTGATTGGCGTTTCCAAGGATCGAACTGGCGGACGTGCCCTTCGCCTGGCTCTGCAGACCCGAGAGCAGCATATCCGACGAGAGAAGGCCACCAGCAACGTGTGCACGGCTCAGGCCCTCCTCGCTAACATGGCTGCCATGTACGCCATCTACCACGGTCCCGCCCAGCTCAAGGAGATGGCCGTCAACAACCTCCGATACGCCCGTATGATCCAGGACGCTGCTCAGCACTATGGGTTTGAAGTCGCCACCCGCACCCTCGACTCCGAGGGACGCGTTCTCTCCGATACCGTTacgctgcgcctcgacgagcccatcGTCTGCCGGACTCTGCGCCGTGAGCTTTACAAGCAGGGTatcagcagcggcaggcccgGGTCCCGTGACGCGATTGTCCTGGCTGTCCCCACGACCTTCACCCAGGAGACATacatcggcatcgtcaaggcGTTCCAGTCTACCGCCAGCAAGAACTACAACGACAATGACCTCACTGTCGCCCACAGATTTTGGACCAAGGGCTTCGAGGAGTCCTCGGAGGATGTCGTCAGGGGCATccccgaggccgtccgccGTGAGTCGACTTTCTTGACGCACCCGGTCTTCAACACCCACCACAGCGAGACCGAGATGCTCCGTTACATGCACCTCCTGCAGTCCAAGGATCTGTCACTGGTTCACTCCATGATTCCCCTGGGCTCGTGCACCATGAAGCTCAATGGCACTACTCAGATGGAACTCATCGGCGCCGAAAACATTTCCAACATCCACCCGCACGCGCCAACGAGCGCCGTCAAGGGGTACCAGAGGCTCTTCagcgccacctcctcccaGCTTTCTGCCCTCACCGGCATGGACGCCACCTCTTTGCAACCTAACTCTGGCGCCCAGGGCGAGTTTGCCGGTCTTCGTGTTATCCGCAAGTACCACGAGCAGCAACCTGGCCCTAAGCGCGACATTTGCCTCATCCCCGTCTCCGCCCATGGCACCAACCCTGCCTCTGCTAGCATGACTGGCATGCGTGTAGTACCCATCAAGTGCGACACCAACACCGGTAACCTGGACTtggccgacctcgaggccaagTGCAAGAAgcacgaggccgagctgggtGCCATCATGATCACGTATCCCAGCACTTATGGCGTCTTCGAGCCCAGCATCCGCAAAGTCTGCGAGATTGTTCACcagcacggcggcctcgtctaCATGGACGGCGCCAACATGAACGCCCAGATTGGGCTGACCTCCCCGGGCGCTCTGGGTGCGGATGTCTGCCATCTGAACCTGCACAAGACGTTCTGCATCCCccacggtggcggcggcccaggcatCGGCCCGATCTGCGTCAAGGAATTCCTCGAGCCTTATCTCCCTCACAAGGACAGTCAGAcccccgtcgccagcgccgcgttTGGCAGCGCCAGCATTGTCCCCATCAGCTGGGCCTACATTGCTACCATGG GTGACAAGGGTCTCCGCAAGGCCACCGAGGTTGCTCTCTTGAACGCTAACTACCTCCTTGCTCGCCTCAAGGACCACTACCCCATCCTCTATACCAACGACAACGGCCGCTGCGCTCACGAGTTCATCATCGACATCCGGCCGTTCAAGgccagcgccggcatcgaggtCGTCGATATCGCCAAGCGTCTGCAAGACTACGGCTTCcactcgccgacgatgagctgGCCCGTGCCTAATACGCTTATGATTGAGCCTACCGAGAGTGAGAGCAAGGATGAGCTCGACCGGTTCGTCGATGCCATGATCAGCATCCGCGAAGAGATCCGCGAGatcgaggagggcaagcagCCCAAGGAGGGCAACGTGCTGCGCAATTCGCCACACACGCAGGCTGACCTCatcgacggggacggggagggcAAGTGGGACAGGCCGTACTCGAGGCAGAAGGCTGCTTACCCTCTGCCTTATCTGTACGAGAAGAAGTTCTGGCCCACGGTGACGCGTGTGGATGATA CCTACGGTGATACCAACCTGTTCTGCACGTGCCCCCCTGTCGAGGACACTACTGAGCAGTAG
- the SQT1 gene encoding 60S ribosomal subunit assembly or modification protein (COG:S~SECRETED:SignalP(1-35~SECRETED:cutsite=GVG-AP~SECRETED:prob=0.4406)~EggNog:ENOG503P189) codes for MLAGRKKKSCKATLLLPSITAAQLLCALLLFRGVGAPPPPASLPCPPASCAGQIDSVPRGRKPRTGTKHPPAPTTTPYLPTAAAAMSSSKDHVDRPEDDVDENDMLDADEAAEEIVNEGDDVAMDSDDEAEELVLQNDSIAYFDLPQDSLFTIAQHPVHPSLVAVGGSAGQDDDAPGAGWLFDTSAAVSRPVLPPSFASDPDAAAEAPKSTQLESLFSLDGHTDSINTLCWTLPRGEVLVSGGLDGRLRAWRADVRPQSGVSMKLLGETQEVEEINWLAPCPSATNPNTVAFGASDGSVWVYTIDPSDEANPLQIVQSYFLHTGPCTAGAWTPDGQLLVTISEDSSLYVWDVWGAAAAKGLVGDNGMTAVSLTGEDQRFEVEGGLYSIAIDSKGTFVAVGGAGGAIKIVSLPRLAQQGGQSQARSSAGRGAANKAATDAAAGGQILASLHTQGDSVETLAVSSLQTTPPTTLLAAGSVDGSIVVYDVSRRFAVRRHIVGAHEDHSIVKVEFVRGTWLLTSCGMDGVVRRWDLRAGGAAASGGGGVVAPTGAQPAGAAGAGGATAATADAGLLKEWKGHRGDGEGGGVLGFVQGETGERLVTAGDDGVALVFEA; via the coding sequence ATGTTAGCAGgtagaaaaaaaaaaagttgcAAAGCAACCCTTCTGTTGCCTTCGATTACAGCGGCCCAACTGCTGTGCGCGCTCTTGTTATTTCGAGGTGTCGGcgctccacctcctcctgcttctcTGCCTTGCCCTCCAGCTTCTTGCGCCGGCCAAATCGACTCAGTTCCTCGCGGACGGAAACCGCGAACTGGAACGAAACACCCCCCGGCCCCAACAACGACACCTTACTTgcccacggcagcagcagcaatgtCCTCATCCAAGGACCACGTCGACCGTCCCGAggacgatgtcgacgagaacgacatgctcgacgccgatgaggccgccgaggagattgtcaacgagggcgacgacgtggccatggactcggacgacgaggccgaggagctcgtccTGCAGAACGACTCCATCGCCTACTTCGACCTACCCCAGGATTCCCTCTTCACCATCGCCCAGCACCCCGTCCACCcgtcgctcgtcgccgttggcggctCCGCcgggcaggacgacgacgcgcccggcgccggctggctgtTCGACACCTCGGCCGCGGTCTCGCGACCCGTCCTGCCCCCGTCCTTCGCCAGCGACCcggacgccgctgccgaggcgcCCAAGAGCACTCAGCTCGAAAGCCTCTTCTCGCTCGACGGCCACACCGACTCCATAAACACCCTGTGCTGGAcgctgccccgcggcgaggtcctcgtcagcggcgggctcgacggccgcctgcgcgcaTGGCGGGCCGACGTCCGGCCCCAGTCGGGCGTTTCCATGAAGCTCCTGGGCGAGACgcaggaggtcgaggagatCAACTGGCTCGCGCCCTGCCCTTCGGCCACGAACCCCAACACCGTCGCCTTTGGCGCCTCCGACGGCTCCGTCTGGGTCTACACCATCGACCCATCCGACGAAGCGAACCCTCTCCAGATCGTACAGTCGTACTTCCTGCACACGGGACCCTGCACAGCCGGTGCGTGGACGCCCGACGggcagctgctcgtcacCATCTCCGAAGACAGCAGCCTATACGTATGGGACGtctggggcgccgccgccgccaagggccTCGTGGGTGACAACGGCATGACGGCCGTGTCGCTGACGGGCGAGGACCAGCGTTTCGAGGTCGAGGGTGGCCTCTACTCCATTGCCATCGACTCCAAGGGCACCTTTGTCGCCGtaggcggtgccggcggtgccATCAAGATCGTCTcgctgccgcgcctcgcgcagcaggggGGTCAGAGTCAagcgcgcagcagcgccggccgcggcgccgccaacaaggccgCGACCGACGCAGCCGCAGGCGGGCAGATCCTCGCGTCGCTGCACACGCAGGGCGACAGCGTGGAGACGCTGGCCGTGTCGTCCCTTCAGACGACGCCCCCGACGAccctgctcgcggcgggctccgtcgacggcagcatcgtcgtctaCGACGTCTCCCGCCGCTTCGCCGTGCGCCGCCACATCGTCGGCGCACACGAGGACCACTCGATCGTCAAGGTCGAGTTCGTGCGCGGCACGTGGCTGCTGACCAGCTGCGGcatggacggcgtcgtccgCAGGTGGGATCTgagagctggcggcgctgccgccagcggcggcggcggcgtcgtcgcgcctaCCGGGGCCCAGcctgcgggcgcggccggtgccggtggcgCTACTGCTGCGACAGCGGATGCGGGGCTCCTCAAGGAGTGGAAGGGCCAcaggggcgacggcgagggaggtGGCGTCCTGGGCTTCGTGCAGGGTGAGACGGGCGAGAGGCTCGTCACAGcaggcgatgacggcgtcgccctggTCTTTGAGGCATGA
- a CDS encoding uncharacterized protein (EggNog:ENOG503P1C5~COG:S) → MDPVQTPAANGIRDEPRFVLIDDDPVKTENGTDSPRPAANGDATSAAFKPSPTPLPSTETPDPVPSQPAPTMAHPKKKGTASTVKKAPKRPRNGAPGKKPKKSKPSSQGPNAASGDDDDDESDNGPYCLCRGPDDHRWMICCEHCEDWFHGECINLSKDVGESLIERFVCPNCTKGNLRTIYKKTCAMGACRKAARLLQDQPSVFCSNEHAQAWWERMVGRLPKGLAKAPLNDQLSQDELMALLGSSLSEADEDGVWKMSKPPFSAPLPKASADANADEALALILSDEEKKFLENSSKARLQLGEETLLCHKMLSLVELAQERRRAAITAGRFGEDICGYDSRLDTISARDAFAAYAKSPEGETTFKESKLSDPLGEGDVVRGMCERKRCKVHSGWQKMLPLGIKYQIREMASQAAEVGEEEQNVREAAGERWKRKQAEQNWVEVLE, encoded by the exons ATGGATCCTGTTCAGACGCCAGCGGCAAACGGCATCAGAGACGAGCCGCGCTTCGTGCTGATAGACGATGACCCGGTGAAGACGGAAAATGGCACCGACTCACCACGTCCCGCGGCTAACGGCGACGCGACGTCTGCAGCCTTCAAACCATCTCCCACCCCTCTCCCTTCCACAGAAACGCCAGACCCAGTACCGTCACAGCCAGCGCCTACCATGGCTCATCCGAAAAAGAAAGGCACAGCTTCGACTGTGAAAAAGGCGCCCAAACGCCCCAGGAACGGTGCACCTGGTAAGAAACCCAAGAAGTCCAAGCCCTCGTCTCAAGGGCCAAACGCTGCTTcaggcgacgatgacgacgacgagtccgATAATGGACCGTATTGCCTCTGTCGCGGACCCGACGACCATCGATGGATGATTTGCTGCGAACACTGTGAAGACTGGTTCCACGGGGAGTGCATCAACTTGAGCAAGGACGTTGGCGAGAGCCTCATCGAGCGGTTTGTCTGTCCCAACTGCACCAAGGGCAACCTGCGCACCATATACAAGAAGACATGCGCGATGGGTGCATGCCGTAAAGCGGCGCGCCTACTGCAGGACCAGCCGAGCGTCTTCTGTTCCAACGAACATGCGCAAGCGTGGTGGGAACGCATGGTTGGACGGCTGCCTAAGGGGTTGGCCAAGGCTCCTTTGAACGATCAGCTCTCACAGGATGAGCTCATGGCACTATTAGGTAGTAGCCTGTCAGAGGCCGATGAAGATGGAGTGTGGAAGATGTCCAAGCCCCCATTCTCCGCGCCGCTTCCGAAGGCCTCTGCGGACGCCAATGCTG ATGAAGCACTGGCCTTGATATTGAGTGACGAAGAAAAGAAATTCTTGGAGAATTCTTCCAAGGCTCGGCTACAGCTCGGAGAAGAGACCCTACTCTGCCACAAAATGCTGAGTCTGGTTGAGCTGGCGCAAGAGCGTCGACGTGCCGCCATCACGGCCGGCCGCTTCGGCGAAGATATTTGCGGCTACGACTCCCGGCTAGACACAATctcggcgcgcgacgcctTTGCCGCATACGCCAAGTCCCCcgagggcgagacgacgTTCAAGGAGTCCAAGCTAAGCGACCCGctgggcgaaggcgacgtgGTGCGCGGCATGTGCGAGCGAAAAAGATGCAAGGTGCACAGCGGCTGGCAGAAGATGCTGCCCCTCGGCATCAAGTACCAGATCCGAGAGATGGCGAGCCAGGCAGCCGAggtgggcgaggaagagcagaACGTAAgagaggcggccggcgagagGTGGAAGCGCAAGCAGGCCGAGCAGAACTGGGTAGAGGTTCTGGAGTGA
- the SCO1 gene encoding Cu-binding protein (TransMembrane:1 (n5-16c21/22o75-94i)~EggNog:ENOG503NY20~COG:C~BUSCO:EOG09264ENO), with translation MSHTAAAASKALPSALSQASARLCRRCFASSALQPKQLRPTLPRAPIQTRQPITQRRTKYKTVEQAKSRHSTGPFSWKAGILFVATCGLLVWYFEHEKERMQRKRIADAAKGVGRPKVGGEFALVDQDGKPFTSDMMKGKYSLVYFGFTRCPDICPEELDKMSRMLDVVEAKAPGSLLPIFVTCDPARDDSKALKEYLAEFHPAFIGLTGTYDQIKDLCKKYRVYFSTPQNVKPGQDYLVDHSIYFYLMDPDGDFVEALGRQHSPDQAAQLILDHMKDWKGTKN, from the exons ATGTCgcacacggccgccgcggcatcgaaGGCCTTGCCGAGCGCCTTGAGCCAGGCAAGCGCGCGATTATGCCGACGATGcttcgccagcagcgccctgCAGCCCAAGCAGCTCCGACCGACGCTCCCTCGAGCTCCCATCCAGACCAGACAGCCGATTACGCAGCGACGGACAAAGTACAAGACGGTCGAGCAGGCAAAGAGCCGGCATAGCACGGGG CCATTTTCATGGAAAGCCGGCATCCTCTTTGTCGCGACGTGCGGACTGCTGGTGTGGTATTTCGAGCATGAAAAGGAGCGCATGCAGAGGAAGCGCATAGCCGATGCTGCCAAGGGCGTCGGGCGGCCCAAGGTTGGAGGCGAGTTTGCGCTGGTCGACCAGGACGGCAAGCCGTTCACGAGCGACATGATGAAGGGCAAATACTCCTTG GTCTACTTCGGATTCACGCGCTGTCCCGACATCTGCCCCGAAGAGCTCGACAAGATGTCCCGAATGCTCGACGTAGTTGAGGCCAAGGCTCCCGGGTCCCTGCTGCCTATCTTCGTTACGTGCGACCCGGCCCGCGACGACTCAAAGGCGCTCAAGGAATACCTGGCCGAGTTCCACCCGGCGTTCATCGGCCTGACGGGCACGTACGACCAGATCAAGGACTTGTGCAAGAAGTACCGCGTCTACTTCAGCACGCCTCAGAACGTGAAGCCCGGGCAGGACTACCTGGTTGATCACAGCATCTACTTTTACCTCATGGATCCAGATGGCGACTTTGTGGAGGCCCTGGGACGGCAGCACTCTCCTGACCAGGCAGCGCAGCTGATACTCGACCACATGAAGGACTGGAAAGGCACAAAGAATTGA
- a CDS encoding uncharacterized protein (EggNog:ENOG503PCU3~COG:G) — protein sequence MMAGAGACIRRPSWLASGTGAGALRSQRAWLPAAGRTVCASTTCTPAKRLFGHTSRLGERVVKPPKAVSADGLTGQAGTPAASHTLHKVFSDIAFAFDIDGVLYQGHRGIPGAREMLRAIHALGMRYVFLTNGGGAHEDAKVRSLARRLGMKDDEDALRGRVIVSHTPMRGWADSVKEQTVLITGSHPETARQIAIEYGFKRAVTPADLIHANDKLYPFDNLKDTLHSQSRPLPNGKSASSIEDAYSADVPPNALQIDKILVWNDPRDWSLDIQVIHDLLVSHRGYLGTVSSKNGDATLPNYGWQQDGQPELWISNLDLFWKTDYPVNRFGTGAFVEALRGVWSAVTQGAAELEFHALGKPSEYTYEYAHERLLHDYGDVGSVNAAAVQRGEGTRTRHPLRRVYMIGDNPESDIRGANGFEPADGTEWKSILVKTGVWRAGTEPSHRPDAVVDDVVDGIVWALRNEGVVDVTREALTRGA from the exons ATGATGGCCGGCGCTGGAGCGTGCATAAGGCGCCCGTCCTGGCTGGCTTCCGGGACCGGCGCCGGGGCTCTGAGGTCCCAACGGGCGTggctgccggccgccggACGGACAGTGTGTGCATCGACAACGTGCACGCCTGCCAAAAGGCTGTTCGGACACACGTCGAGGCTAGGCGAGAGAGTCGTCAAGCCTCCCAAGGCGGTCTCGGCCGACGGACTGACAGGCCAGGCCGGGACGCCAGCCGCGTCTCACACTTTGCACAAGGTCTTTTCAGATATTGCCTTTGCTTTTGA catcgacggcgtTCTGTACCAGGGCCATCGCGGCATCCCGGGGGCGCGGGAAATGTTGCGAGCGATTCACGCCCTCGGCATGCGCTACGTGTTCCTGACcaacggcgggggcgcgcaCGAGGATGCCAAGGTGCGGTCGCTGGCCCGTCGTCTGGGTATgaaggatgacgaggacgccctCCGCGGACGCGTTATCGTGTCGCATACGCCGATGCGAGGGTGGGCGGATAGCGTCAAGGAGCAGACGGTGCTGATTACGGGTTCGCACCCAGAGACGGCGCGCCAGATTGCCATCGA GTACGGCTTCAAGCGTGCAGTCACCCCCGCGGATCTAATTCACGCCAATGACAAGCTTTACCCATTTGACAACCTCAAGGACACCCTGCACTCGCAGTCTCGGCCGCTGCCAAACGGCaagtcggcgtcgagcatcgAAGACGCCTACAGCGCCGATGTTCCGCCAAACGCGCTCCAAATCGACAAGATCCTGGTGTGGAACGACCCGCGGGACTGGTCGCTCGATATCCAGGTGATTCACGACCTGCTCGTGTCTCACCGTGGATACCTGGGCACGGTGTCGAGCAAGaacggcgacgcgacgctGCCCAACTACGGGTGGCAGCAAGACGGGCAGCCGGAGCTCTGGATCTCGAACCTCGACCTCTTCTGGAAGACAGACTACCCGGTGAACCGCTTCGGCACGGGGGCCTTTGTCGAGGCGCTGAGGGGCGTGTGGTCGGCGGTGACGCAGGGCGCGGCAGAGCTGGAGTTTCACGCGCTGGGCAAGCCGTCCGAGTACACGTACGAGTACGCGCACGAGCGGCTGCTGCACGACTACGGCGACGTGGGCTCGGtcaacgcggcggcggtgcagcgGGGGGAGGGCACGCGCACGCGACACCCGCTGCGGAGGGTGTACATGATTGGGGACAATCCGGAGAGCGACATCCGCGGGGCCAACGGGTTCGAGCCGGCGGACGGGACCGAGTGGAAGTCGATCCTGGTCAAGACGGGGGTGTGGCGCGCGGGCACGGAGCCGTCGCACCGGCCGGACGCGGTGGtggacgacgtcgtggaCGGCATCGTGTGGGCGCTGCGCAACGAAGGCGTGGTAGACGTAACGAGGGAGGCGCTGACGCGCGGTGCCTGA